The genomic interval AAATATAGATCAAAACAAAGCGAAAGGAAATCCAAAGGCTTAAAAAGCAATTACCGTCACTCAAAAACGACGTATCACCCGGGAAATCCCAAATAGCGGCGCATTGCGCACTCAAGTGCGCATTTTAGCATGACCCAAAGGAGTATATAATAAGCCCAACGTTAAAACCGTCCACAACACTCCCTCctcttattttctctctttctctctctctaaattTTCCCATCGGAAAATCAAATTTTCCGGCCATTTTTCTCAGCAACCAAACACTACTTTTCACGATCCAAAAACCCTAGAATCATCAAATTACTCAACTTTTCTCTCTCACGTAGCTCTGATCCGAAGAATCTTTTTCCGTTTGATGGTTTGCGTGAGGGAAGGTGACTCACAGCAACGAGTGTTGAAGACATCGTCGGTTTCCATGGCGGTTGCACCGGCGAGAACGAAGCCTCTACACAATTTCGATCTTCCTTGCTTGAAATGGGGGAATCAGAAGTACCTGAGGTGTATGAGGGATGATTCGAACGGTGGCGGCGGCGGCGTAACCGGCGGCGAGATTGATCGGCGATCTGATTCGTTGAGATTTCAGAGCTCTTTGAACAATCGTAGGAGGGAATCTGAGTCTGAGAAACGTAAGTTTCGTTCTCCTAAACCTGTTTTTCAGGATAATGACGGCAAAGAAGGGATCGCGGCGATGAGCGAGAAACTCATCTTGGAGTTGAAAACTGTGTCGGAGAAGTTAAATGATGAGCTTTTAGCGGAGAGAGACGCTGAAGCCGAGAAACAATCGGCTCAATCTGGTTCGATGCCGCCGCGTAAGCTCAGGGCAAGGAAGGTTTCGCTTAGTCTTGAGGTTGAAGAAGCTCAGGGTTTTAATAAGAACTCTGGAATCGAAGAGATTAAGGCGAATTACTCACCGTTGAGAAGTGAGACGAACAATGGGGTTAAGTTGACGAGACAGGTCAGAGGGTTATCGCCACCGGAGAATAAAGAGAGAGTCAAATTCTCGGCTAAGCTTGCGAAGAAAGAGATCGAAGAAGATTTCATCTCTCTATTAGGTCACAAACCTCCTCGCCGACCTAAGAAGCGACCAAGGAACGTTCAGAGGCAATTGGATGTAAGTCAAATcgaacaatttttttaatttttttattttccggcgaaatttgtttttctttctgATAATGATTTTGATTTTGGGGTTTGAAATTGTTTTGCAGTGTTTGTTTCCGGGTATGTTTTTGAATGAGATTACAATTGATACCTACAAAGTTCCTGATGAGACTGAAACTGGAAAGGTATAATAATTCTCTCCATTCATTCATTCTGTTTTCTTTAATTATGTTTCTGTTTGGTTCATGAGAAAATATGATGGAAAATCACACTCACACACAGATAAAGAGAAAGAAAGCGAGTGTTTGGCTATGATTTGTCTTGGGATTTTGGGATTTTTGAGTATTTCCCCAAATTTTGATCCCAATCTCAATCTCAATAGTCAATATttatcatatatacatatacagatacacatacatatatatctatatatataattagtttcTCTTAGCCATTAAAGCTAACAATTTGGTACATTGATTATTGTTTTTGCAGAGATAGCAATGAGAATGAGATGAATTTTCAAAAAGGTTTTGTTCTCTGCACTGTGGTGGTGGGAATTTGATGAGAGTATCAATTTGGTGGTGTAATGTTTTAGTTAAATGCTAATtttgattattaattataattcatttttctcttttattgttcttaataattgtataaaGAAAAACTCTTATTCATAATATTGAAGATATAAAAACTAAAAGTTCTTTAAGAGCTGTTTTTGTGattattaaactttttttattttaactttgcatttattatgtttgttgtGTGTATATTTTTGTTCTGTTAAcaatgttgggaatattttgtactgttttttctaatttattaattttgatacattGAACACTGTTATTAATAATCAATCAATAAAGCTTAGGTCAATTCATAGTTTGATGTGGCAAAATTCTTAGGTGGTTTCTTAAATGGACAACTGAGATTTGTTCTCTGTTCTTCATTTTAACTTGTTTTGATTGTTTTGGTTTTCAACTGTTGTTATTTTGGGGTTCTTTTATGATTGTATTTTTGTGTAACTTTTTAGTTCAATGATTGGGTTAGAGATGTTCATTTTTCCTAGTCTTTTGGATAAACCATTATTTTTATGCTTTGACTAATAAACAAAAGTAAAATCAAATCAATATAGATGTACAAAACAATTAGATTTAATGGTAATGTTAATAGGGTCTTTACAATTACCAATTTGAGTCTAATGAATGCCATGAACAACAATTATAACGGTTACTTACATCTTTGAAGATAAAAAATGAGTCATGCCGGTTCAAGCTAATTGGAGTTTTaggtaaaaaaattacaattttggttttttcttttttttttttttttaaaaaaaaataataataaacaaaaaataaagatattAGGTATTTGAGGAGTTCTATTTGCACTTGGAAAACTTATAAATGTACTcaactttaattattttattttacataaaatttatatttttagctatattggttttttttaatttttttttttcaaattcatatttttaaaaaatatacatataaaatttgatttgaaaaaaataaaaataaaataaaaatagaaatttttacatgaaaaatccattttacacaatttattacacAATTACTCATACACGCTTATGTCtacatttttacttacaaagttagttttattacacaaataccacttagtcatcattccatccatcatcaatcaaatcctactctcttccatctcttttttcattttctatcaatcaatccatcatttcactctctttttttttattcttttctttttatttttaattttattttagtttttaattttttatttttaattttatttcgagtttttaatttttaatttttaattttattttcagtttttaatttttaattttttttccataacaattcttcttttctttttatttttaattttatttcagtttttaattttttatttttaattttatttcagtttttaatttttaatttttaattttattttcagtttttaatttttaattttttttccataacaattcttcttttctttttatttttaatttttaattgtaaagctagtttcttatatattgttgcttaggtctaggattgacttctatcaatcaagggagaactatatatatacatatatgatatGCACACGTAGTGAAGATTTTTGAGACGTACACAATGATATTATTGTCAACATATATAGTAGATATTAGGAAATTAGGTATACCAATACCAACAGCACCACGattctaaaattttatttttgaaatatctcaaaatcagtctaatattatttgtacaaattaaaaaCGCGCATGTTAGTGTGTCTAATTAAGTCAATAAAAATCACTATTGAAAGAGTGATGAACATATATAGCATTGCTATTGAAAAAACTGATGATATACAACATTCACGTGCAACAATATTAGAGAATAGTGtgcagagatttcattgtcaacgtttctgggaaaaaagataatgttggtgctgatgttcgaaccgaggtttgttttcggtttctttttggttttctcccatatttgaaattttacaccttctgtatgtatttttttaatatgttttttatctagttgtttcctgtccatttttatatcatcaatgggtaacaatgagatttatcatgaatgttgatgttcaaagagtttttcctgtattttagtttgtatacagttgttttgtagttttattatagttttgctacttgcatatgttatttcactataaaattaatatgcaactatttgcacaaaacttactatgtataactactatttcttagtccccatcaaattaaattcttgcataatatataaactatcataaaacgataatgcaactataaggcaactatttgcacttgcatacagttgttttgtagttttattatagttttgctacttgcatatgttatttcactataaaattaatatgcaactatttgcacaaaacttactatgtataactactatttcttagtccccatcaaattaaattcttgcataatatataaactatcataaaacgataatgcaactataaggcaaccaaaacaaaaaataaatcaaaatgtaactgtatataacgtagatgtattattcatgaggtttttttaaaaattttcacatcatacattgttttgaatttggtgggaggtccagatctgtttgttacagatctacatttcatgaatctggatttcgatattagggggagttgttttgatcgaataaaacagaaaacaaatgtgtaatttcagtttcttcacagtttttctgattttttttttcgtcattttcagtttagatcattgtaggtattcttttccagttgattttgccagaattaatagttgtatttttctcgttttggtttcattttggttgctttgcggttttgaaacgagcgcgtattttcattttcatggttctctctgtacagctgaaggcttagtgcatgtggtatttttgtaaatatttgtatgtggactgtataaatgtttaatgggccggcccaaagtatttttgtaattttttttccttttttgtatttttttgtttttttcccataaaaataagtattaaaattaccataaaataatttgaaaaaaaaattaataaaaaataataaaagtgattttaaaaattattttaagcgtaatttttttatttaaattccaAGGTGTACTATTTTGTGAGTGCAAATAAAACTTTCTtaggcatttttttttttgaagaatatTGGCTCGACTTCaaaaaacaaaatagaaatGTTTGTGGTATAGTTTTTCACTAGGAATTTTTTCTACAATATTacttttttaacattttatagatttattatttttttaaaaaaaatagatagatttgtttactttatttttacaacaatattatattatttgtttacAACATTATACTATATTGTTTGAACgttattttgatgttgttttatatttgtactattttatttacttattattttcatgttgctTCGATGAGATTCTCATAcaaatataattgaaaaaattctataaaaatataaaatataatatgtaaatatagatgtatatatgaataaaatattattttaagtacttagtataaattttttttactagaCCGCACCACCATTTGTTCGGTTTGAGCCATTTTTCAAACGGTGTCGCACCATAACATATAGTGTGTGCGGtctatcatatataattaatatgaaATAATACAACAACATTTAATTGGCAGCATTCAACATAAACAATACACCTTTAAACTTAAGCAATACAAcacaatacaaaataaaaaattaaaatcaaaattaaaattaaagttcCTACATAATAATAAAGTTCATAGCAAAACAAGACAATTAAAGTTTGAATAATACCATTAAAACATAAGCAACTCTAAAGTTGATATATCTTCTAATATTGTAGTGTGGTTGGATTAGAaccataataataaaatttcaaaccatacaaaataatttagaaaaatttacttTGCTTTTTTTGTGAGAACTAATAAAGCTCTAATTGGTTGGAATAAAATGAGTGTGAAACTAATATGTGAACTTTGGGCCTTATACAAACAATTTTAGTTTTGAAACATAAAAGGAAAAAAGCCCACCTCAGATGTAGTTtcctaaaattaaaatttggatCTACACATTTCAAAAATgtttgggaaatttacaaaaatactggaatttgagtgaatttttacaaaaatactgtcacacggaaattttttcaaaaatactgtgtttttataaaacactagtaaaacacaaaacagaacaactcaaaacaacagtagaacaactaaaaaacaccagtagaacaccagtgaaacttAATACattatactgcagtatgaaacttataaaaaaacacagtaaaaaagtaaaaaactccacctaacagtatttttgtaaaaaaaataacaaaagttagtatactatgtaaatttcccaaatatttctatttgagaaaattacacaaaatactatttttaataaaaaatattacttttacattcaaatatttatatttttttacagtgttttataaaagcaacacgaaaactatataaaaataacattaaaataacataataatatataaataacaaaaaattaacaacaaaataaaagaaagtataacataaatataacaaaaaaaatattagaaaattgtatttttttttaaataaaatcttaaaaactgtatttaaaattttgtaaaatcatatttttgtaattcttttgttatttttgtgtatttttgaaataatctcTTTCTATTCGGTACTTTAAAGTACCTAACATCATGCCGATATACTATTTTATAATtggttagtaatttttttatgttatttattaaataaaaatttataagatCCCATGCACCAATAATTTATGATATCTCTTGTAATATTTACCATCATCTTAGCATTTTCTTTAAGAAAATGAACCCATCATTTAGAATAATATATCCAAAATTTCCTTAACAAAACATTGTCATTTttaaaaggctaattaggatttttgtcccctggactttgacatgtaccaaatcatgcctcatgaacttttaaggtcgttaaaaatgccccctgaactattgagattgttatttttaaggatttttttccaattttagcaaaaaaagtctaacatggatgaaaattcaaggggcataatttagtacatgtcaaagttcgaggggcatgatttggtagatatcaaagtctggggagcatggtttagtacataaacaatcactgaaatagtaaaattgaatgaatttagaaaaaaagtccttaaatccaacaatctcaatagttcaggaggcatttttaacgaccttaaaagtttagggAGCATGATTCGGGTTCAGAagacaaaaattctaattagccttTGTAAATTATTTGGGACTATAGTGTTAAATAAATAGATAGATACTCAactatataacataaaatatttaaaattcatcATTTATTCATACCTAGAAGAAGTaattaatattgaaatttaaaaggggtaagttgaaaaataccacttttattaatcaattaatcaaatttacctctaattttatatttaattgaaacatacctctttttatatgtattgtacctaaaataccctgatataagagagtcacatggagagtatcttgaagtgacaggggcaaaattggtacaatgtttaaaaaaagagataacaataatagactttaaaaaaaagggtaaaaataaaagaagacaatataaaaagggtataaggtgtaatttcctcaatttaaaaatcaatttatttttcattcataGTCAACATCTAATATGATATGTTGAAATGATTACTTCCTCAACTAGAGAAGAAAATTTGcataattttcattaatttaaccaaggcatagattttaaagggtaaaaataaaagaagacaatataaaaaaggtatagggtgtaatttcctcaatttaaaaatcaatttatttttcattcataGTCAACATCTAATATGATATGTTGAAATGATTACTTCCTCAACTAGAGAAGAAAATTTGcataatttttcattaatttaacCAAGGCATAGATTTTAGTTGAGTTGAAGTAATGGACTAATAATGGGTAAAATTTTGAATATGCAAACAAGTGGGCCACTTTTTTCTTCCATTTTCCCATTAAAATGATTTAAAGCCCTAAAGCCTGACCCATTTCACCATCTTTTATGGACTTTGCCAAAATCACATTTAACACTCATATTTCCAAGCCCATAAAAATGGAATCTAATTTCTTTgtcaaaggaaagaaaaagaagggattattttacaaaaacataaaaacaacaaaaaagttacacaaatacggtttcacggaattttaaatatttttatgatttttttaattttatttacagaaaatacggtctttttatgttgtaatcttgttaatttgttgttgattttttgttatctgtatgttattttttgttgttattttcatgttatttttatgtagttttcttgttgattttatgttattttcgtattattttttaaaaaactgtaaaaatgtaaaaaaaacattctttgaacataaaaatataactattttacaaaaaatagtgccttatgtaattattcaaaaaaaaaaactagtttggTATTAAGGAGTTTTTTTAGGAAgaattattacatttttttttaaataaaatccatCAAATAAATCATTAAGTTTCTCATGGAAAAAATTGATAacctttttcaaaaaataataaaaaaaaattataataaaacaaCCAACTAACAACAAACAGCGTTTTTATAAtggaataaatattatatttggtgtcattttattaaaaaaaaaataacaactcgcccaaaattaaatattattcatTTGTTAATAATATTGCTCACTCATTTGTTAATTTAGTGATTTCTCTTTTGCtgattagtaatattattgGCAAAATTAGCTCATTCTTCGATCATTTTCTTTAGTGGTCTGGCTATCTAAGTAATTTACTCATGAGATTTTAATGAGACTATCTTTGtttgggataagttgaaaaatacatttttttttatttattaatcaaaaataccttatattatattttattaaaatatacccacttttataaGTGAATTGTCCAATATACTCTCACTTTCTACTTAagtctagcatataatttatattaactaATGAGTGTAATGtggacatcatctataaaagtaggtgtatcttaaaaaatatgaaaatagatataaaaattaaaacaagtaaaATAAAGTGAGTATACAAtctaattttctcttttaaaaaatatatatcatttctTAAATTTTACCCACAATCTTTTTCTTccaataatgttttttttttttttaagaaattcttccaATAATGTTTAAActgtttattaaaaaaaaaaggtttaaaTCCTAAATCATtaacaataaattcaaaaatatctatataaaaaagggtaaatatcattttagttcttatattttataaaagttattaattggaccatctattttgttaaatgacaaaataaatcctgtattttcaaaaatggtacaaataagaccctgaattgattttttgtcaaaataaatttaattataattcgatctacagtgctatgacaaaactgtttatattttctGAATCTGTTTGtattaggaattgtcttcaagttggttatattaaaaaaagttatcaaaaattaaactcaagctcctaattttaccattttagaaaatacaaggtctattttgtcatttaataaaacagaagtccaattaataatttttacaaaacacaaaattcaaaatataatatttacgctataaaaaaaataatttaaccgtacattaataattagtttgatattttttttaaacaattttcaaatatcttatttctccTATATAATCGTAATTTTTCTCcaatatcttttttattttttaaattttgatagatttttcgaaaagaaaaaaataaataaaatatccaaATGTGGCTTAGCTTATATCTCACGCCACATAATATAAAATGtctttatcatttatttattattatttttttaagataaaagtttttttttttttttttgagaaatttcactGGTATTATAAATTAAAGTCATTTACAACATCAGAGAAAATAGGATAGGGTATTTCTCCTATCCAAACAGAATCTACATCCAACCCTAAAGCAAATTTAGCTAACCCATGTGCTGCTTGATTAGCAGTTCTTTTGACATGAGTAACTAAAACTTGAGGGAAAAAGGACAATAGACAACGAATATCCATAATAATGTCCGAAAAACATGATAAGTCGGAATCTAATCTATTCAAAGCATTTGACACCCGAGAAGCATCAGTTTCAATATGAGTAAGAGGCAATTGTGATTGCGAAACCCAATTAACAGCATGAAACAGTGCTTTGGCTTCCATCTCATCCGATTTAAAGCTACCTTGAACAACCTTTGATAAGGCAGCCACCACTGAGCCCGTGTGATCACGTAGGATGGCTCCAATGCCCAACAATTTCCGTTCCAAATCTGTAGCAGCATCTATATTGAGTTTGAAACCAAGAGATTGAGGCGGCTTCCATTTTTGAACAAGCAGATTGATTGGAGGAGAAGGCTGTGAAGTAGGAATTCTGCTAGAATCTGCTGCTGGCCGAACATGATGTTTGAGTTTATTAAAATCTTCATAAAACCTGGTAGCATATTGAACAATAGCACTTGGTTGTCTTGAAATGCCACCATGAACCACCTTATTTCGATCAGTCCAGATACCCCACAGTACACATaacagaatttcgaaatcttgtTGCTGGTATGTTGTAGACAAGTGATATAGATAGTCC from Cannabis sativa cultivar Pink pepper isolate KNU-18-1 chromosome 4, ASM2916894v1, whole genome shotgun sequence carries:
- the LOC115715288 gene encoding uncharacterized protein LOC115715288 — translated: MVCVREGDSQQRVLKTSSVSMAVAPARTKPLHNFDLPCLKWGNQKYLRCMRDDSNGGGGGVTGGEIDRRSDSLRFQSSLNNRRRESESEKRKFRSPKPVFQDNDGKEGIAAMSEKLILELKTVSEKLNDELLAERDAEAEKQSAQSGSMPPRKLRARKVSLSLEVEEAQGFNKNSGIEEIKANYSPLRSETNNGVKLTRQVRGLSPPENKERVKFSAKLAKKEIEEDFISLLGHKPPRRPKKRPRNVQRQLDCLFPGMFLNEITIDTYKVPDETETGKR